One genomic window of Tissierellales bacterium includes the following:
- a CDS encoding ABC transporter permease — protein sequence MYEKLIREIKKTTQVNKLSKVAFFTIAVLTLMSIFAFLSPYDQNGIDMLNRFQSPNLKHIFGTDKMGRDYFTRILYGGRISLSVGFLSMIISTTIGTTIGAISGYFEGHVDSILMRMVDILMSIPSFFIILILNAYFKPSIGMMVMIIGLLGWMGTARLVRAETLSVKNKEYVIYAKTLSIPNFKIIMRHIIPNVLPTIVVAATLSIASAILTESSLSFLGMGVQAPDASWGSMLSKAQGYMDEASHLGIFPGVFILMTVLSFNILGDTFRNTIEKRK from the coding sequence ATGTATGAAAAGTTGATTAGAGAGATAAAGAAAACTACTCAGGTAAATAAATTGAGTAAAGTCGCATTCTTTACGATAGCAGTGCTTACATTGATGTCGATATTTGCGTTTTTATCACCATATGACCAAAATGGAATAGATATGTTAAATCGATTTCAATCTCCAAATTTGAAACATATATTTGGGACTGACAAAATGGGAAGAGACTATTTTACTAGAATATTGTATGGGGGTAGAATTTCACTTAGCGTTGGATTTTTATCAATGATTATATCTACTACTATAGGAACTACAATTGGTGCTATAAGTGGATATTTTGAAGGTCACGTAGATTCAATACTAATGAGAATGGTAGATATATTGATGTCTATACCTAGCTTTTTTATAATACTTATATTGAATGCTTATTTTAAGCCAAGTATAGGGATGATGGTTATGATTATAGGGCTACTTGGATGGATGGGTACAGCGAGATTAGTAAGAGCAGAGACTTTGAGTGTCAAAAACAAAGAGTATGTCATATATGCAAAAACACTCAGTATACCAAATTTTAAGATAATAATGAGACATATAATTCCAAATGTATTACCTACTATAGTTGTTGCAGCAACACTAAGCATTGCAAGTGCGATACTTACAGAATCCTCACTTAGTTTTTTAGGTATGGGTGTTCAAGCTCCGGATGCATCTTGGGGAAGTATGCTGAGTAAGGCACAAGGGTACATGGACGAAGCATCTCATTTGGGAATATTTCCAGGAGTATTTATATTAATGACAGTACTTAGTTTCAATATTCTAGGAGATACTTTTAGAAATACTATAGAGAAAAGGAAGTAG